A region of the Zhihengliuella halotolerans genome:
GTCGCCTGGGGCAACCACGAGGTTCCGCTCGCGCTTGGGGTCGTGCCCGTCGGTATGGCCGCGACGACCTGGGGCGACGACGACGGTGACGGCGTGCTGCCGTGGGTCGAGGAGCGGCTCGAGGAACTCAACGCGGAGGCGCCGGTCCTCTTCGACGAGTCCGACGGCATCGACTTCGAGGCCGTCGCGGACTCCGACCCTGACGTCATTCTCGCCGCCTACTCCGGCCTGAGTGAGGAGGACTACGACACCCTGAGCGACATCGCACCTGTGGTCGCCTACCCGGACAACGCGTGGGGCACCGACTGGCGCGAGACGATCACGATGAACGCCGCCGGCATGGGCATGGCCGCGGAGGGCGAGGCGCTCGTTGCCGAATATGAGGACCTCATCGATGAGAAGACCGCTGAGCACCCGGAGCTCGCTGGCAAGGCCGCCATGCTGCTGACTCACGTCGACGAGTCCGACCTCTCGACGGTGAGCTACTACTCGACGCTCGACACCCGCGTGAAGTACTTCGAGGACCTCGGCCTGACCTCGCCTGCGAGCGTCATCGCCGAGTCGGAGGCCAACGGCACCTTCGCCGTCGAGCAATCCGCTGAGACCGCTGACGAGTTCGCCGACGCCGAGCTGATCGTCACCTACGGCGGGGAGGAGCTGATCGACGCGCTCGAGGCCGACCCGATCCTCTCGCAGATGCCCGCCGTCGAGAACAAGGCCGTCGTCGCCCTGCCC
Encoded here:
- a CDS encoding iron-siderophore ABC transporter substrate-binding protein → MTLDRPAPLRAGTTSTPRNPRRGGLLAAAAAVVLLASACAPGAAAPGSDPAPSEEATTIEHAFGKTVIDGKPERVATVAWGNHEVPLALGVVPVGMAATTWGDDDGDGVLPWVEERLEELNAEAPVLFDESDGIDFEAVADSDPDVILAAYSGLSEEDYDTLSDIAPVVAYPDNAWGTDWRETITMNAAGMGMAAEGEALVAEYEDLIDEKTAEHPELAGKAAMLLTHVDESDLSTVSYYSTLDTRVKYFEDLGLTSPASVIAESEANGTFAVEQSAETADEFADAELIVTYGGEELIDALEADPILSQMPAVENKAVVALPGDQPIGNAANPTALSLPWFLDDYLKLLSDAVE